In Sphaeramia orbicularis chromosome 3, fSphaOr1.1, whole genome shotgun sequence, a genomic segment contains:
- the LOC115417089 gene encoding fibulin-7 has translation MSVSTAVVITLLCLCSLYSTFGQDCPSRKEIQGTLKQVQKLLSAHEASYTQSLRNLKKKINLLQSSAAKQTTRATNTTCPKLDAPVNGRKLGRSQNVGHEVHLLCDPGYELVGAESRVCQESLTWSGQQPTCRDINECASSPCMNGGTCADEVNQFSCVCAKGWAGATCQSPVPTFFVTMTNTSAATSPAAAATLPGATNGPFVRPSRCTIVQGTTHCTCEPGYTISGRDSNTCTDIDECELFHNGQAGRLCLHACVNTAGGYRCSCPVGYDVTRDGRSCKDIDECATRQNNCTKDQTCINTYGGYQCVRVDCPKIPNATYVKTSPMRCERNPCPVDNKACSQTPNSFSYHYLSVVSNLSAPRVMFRVSALRPMGDTLRFSLLGGRQVRRHFTVQRSDRLTGQLMLVSPVQGPATLEAEVEMSELEDRMQLGRYITKVTMFVSQYEF, from the exons ATGTCTGTGTCCACTGCTGTTGTCATCACCTTGCTGTGCCTTTGTTCGCTTTATTCTACTTTTGGACAG GACTGTCCAAGTAGAAAGGAAATACAGGGCACTCTGAAGCAGGTGCAGAAGCTGCTCTCAGCCCATGAAGCCTCGTACACGCAGAGTTTACGGAACCTGAAGAAGAAAATCAACCTGCTTCAGAGCAGCGCAGCTAAACAGACAACAAGAGCCACTAACA CTACCTGTCCAAAACTGGATGCACCTGTTAACGGAAGGAAGCTTGGCAGATCACAGAACGTAGGCCACGAGGTTCACCTTCTGTGTGACCCTGGTTATGAACTGGTGGGAGCAGAAAGCAGGGTTTGTCAGGAAAGCCTGACCTGGAGTGGGCAGCAGCCGACCTGTCGAG ACATCAATGAGTGTGCTTCGTCTCCGTGCATGAATGGAGGGACGTGTGCGGATGAAGTAAACCAATTCTCATGTGTCTGTGCCAAAGGCTGGGCTGGAGCTACCTGCCAGAGCCCAGTGCCAACAT TCTTTGTCACCATGACAAACACCTCTGCTGCCACCTCCCCAGCCGCTGCTGCCACCTTACCAGGTGCCACAAACGGGCCCTTTGTTCGTCCATCACGTTGCACCATAGTGCAGGGGACCACCCACTGCACCTGTGAGCCAGGATACACCATCTCTGGCAGAGACAGCAACACCTGCACAG ATATCGATGAGTGTGAGCTGTTTCATAATGGACAGGCTGGGAGACTATGTCTACATGCATGTGTTAACACTGCAGGAGGATATCGCTGTTCCTGTCCTGTTGGATATGATGTGACCCGCGATGGGCGCAGCTGTAAAG ATATTGATGAGTGTGCCACTAGACAAAACAACTGCACCAAGGATCAGACGTGTATTAACACATATGGTGGTTACCAGTGTGTCCGTGTCGACTGCCCTAAAATCCCCAATGCTACATATGTCAAGACATCACCCAT GCGTTGTGAACGTAATCCATGTCCTGTGGACAACAAAGCTTGTTCTCAGACCCCAAACTCCTTCTCCTACCATTACCTGTCTGTTGTGTCTAACTTGTCGGCTCCTCGTGTCATGTTCCGGGTCTCAGCGCTGCGCCCAATGGGGGACACTCTTCGGTTCTCCCTGCTAGGGGGAAGGCAGGTTCGGCGTCACTTCACAGTCCAGCGTTCAGATCGTCTGACAGGTCAGCTGATGCTGGTGAGCCCTGTGCAGGGCCCAGCCACTTTGGAGGCTGAAGTCGAGATGAGCGAACTTGAAGATCGAATGCAACTAGGGCGGTACATCACCAAAGTAACCATGTTTGTTTCCCAGTATGAGTTCTAG